One Helianthus annuus cultivar XRQ/B unplaced genomic scaffold, HanXRQr2.0-SUNRISE HanXRQChr00c211, whole genome shotgun sequence genomic window carries:
- the LOC110876573 gene encoding uncharacterized protein LOC110876573, giving the protein MEAFSCIVSKACDSGRLKGVKLPNGGPVISHLLYADDALNIGEWEEENIISVARILGVFYACSGLNINILKSNLLGVGVEEGEISRMASVVGCKKGDFPFSYLGIPLGANMNRVNNWDPIVKIFKNRLASWKAHTLSIGGQVVLIKLVLESLPIYYLSISKAPGKVVDKLESHMRNFLRGGSEGIRKMH; this is encoded by the coding sequence ATGGAAGCTTTTTCTTGTATAGTCTCTAAAGCGTGTGACTCGGGGAGATTAAAAGGGGTTAAACTCCCTAACGGGGGCCCGGTGATCTCGCACCTATTATATGCCGATGATGCTTTGAATATAGGGGAGTGGGAGGAGGAGAATATAATATCGGTGGCTAGAATTTTGGGGGTTTTCTACGCATGTTCAGGGCTGAACATTAATATTCTCAAATCTAACTTATTGGGTGTGGGAGTTGAAGAAGGTGAAATTTCTCGAATGGCGTCGGTTGTGGGATGTAAGAAAGGGGACTTCCCTTTTAGTTACTTGGGGATCCCCTTAGGTGCTAATATGAACCGGGTGAATAATTGGGACCCCATTGTGAAGATCTTCAAAAATCGGCTAGCCTCGTGGAAAGCTCATACTCTGTCGATCGGTGGTCAGGTGGTTCTCATTAAACTGGTGTTAGAAAGTCTCCCAATTTATTATCTATCTATTTCTAAAGCTCCGGGCAAAGTGGTTGATAAACTGGAGTCCCATATGAGGAACTTTTTACGGGGTGGCTCGGAGGGTATTAGGAAGATGCATTAG